A window of the Alnus glutinosa chromosome 4, dhAlnGlut1.1, whole genome shotgun sequence genome harbors these coding sequences:
- the LOC133866391 gene encoding agamous-like MADS-box protein MADS9, with protein sequence MGRGKIEIKRIENSTNRHVTYSKRMNGIVKKAREISVLCDAKVSLVIFSSSGKMKEFCSPSTTLINILDMYHKRSSKRLWDAKHENLSNEIDRIKKENDNMQIELRHMKGEDITSLNHKELMLLEEALGNGLSSIRERQMDYLRIAKKKDEILEEENKRLNFTLHQQEMAMEAASRDVDDDYNYEQRVRGYNSQMPFSFRVQPIQPNLQERM encoded by the exons ATGGGGAGAGGCAAGATTGAGATAAAGAGAATAGAGAACTCAACCAACAGGCACGTGACCTACTCAAAGAGGATGAATGGGATCGTGAAGAAGGCTAGGGAGATCAGCGTTCTATGCGATGCTAAagtttctcttgttatcttttCCAGCTCTGGAAAGATGAAAGAGTTCTGCAGCCCTTCAACTAC GCTGATTAACATCTTGGACATGTACCACAAGCGGTCTTCGAAGAGGTTGTGGGATGCCAAGCATGAG AATCTCAGCAATGAAATtgatagaatcaagaaagagaaCGACAACATGCAGATTGAGCTCAG gCACATGAAAGGAGAGGATATCACATCTTTGAACCATAAAGAGCTCATGCTCCTTGAGGAAGCCCTTGGAAACGGCCTCAGCAGTATCCGCGAGAGGCAG ATGGACTACTTGAGGATTGCTAAGAAAAAA GACGAGATATTGGAGGAGGAGAATAAGCGCCTAAATTTCACTCTG CATCAGCAGGAGATGGCCATGGAAGCAGCAAGCAGAGACGTGGATGATGATTATAATTATGAGCAGAGAGTGAGGGGCTATAACTCTCAAATGCCTTTTTCTTTCCGTGTGCAGCCTATTCAGCCAAATCTACAAGAGAGGATGTGA